A region from the Pseudomonas sp. P8_229 genome encodes:
- the pgaB gene encoding poly-beta-1,6-N-acetyl-D-glucosamine N-deacetylase PgaB, protein MPLITRFILLLGVLLVSACAQQAPAFAPPSQRPVAANEKPWPKNHVLGIAYHDVEDRDPDQAVVAVRTERMIEQLAWLRENGYKPVTVDQIMAARKGGPELPPKAILLSFDDGYSSFYTRVLPLLRAYNWHALLAPVGVWIDTPLNQPVDFAGAPRARTDFLTWDQVREISQSGLVEIAAHTDASHKGILANPQGNLQPAAATRRYDPVTKRYESEEDFRARIRNDVATISEKIRKVTGKKPRIWVWPYGAADGTSLAVVGEQGYEMALTLDDGLDALDNLMSSPRFLVASDPDGEHFANSIVAAQADFTMRVVHVDLDNVYDPDPAQQEINLGKLIQRMADMGANTVFLQAFADPKGDGLVHSLYFPNRHLPVRADIFDRVAWQLRTRAHVKVFAWMPVLSFGLDAKLPRVTRWDPKTGTTAVDPDQYQRLSPFDPEVRRIIGEIYEDVARLTSVDGILYHDDAVLSDFEDASPQALKAYAAQGLPGSIAALRDDPAAMQRWTRFKSRYLIDFTNELTAKVRAIRGPQVETARNIFAEPILNPDSEAWFAQNLDDFLVTYDWTAPMAMPLMEKQTLAQSGPWLEELVAKIKQRPGALDHTVFELQARDWTKKDQADIDGARLADWMGRLKRQGANSFGYYPDNFLDNLPDLKTVRPALSNKWNP, encoded by the coding sequence ATGCCTTTGATTACGCGTTTCATCCTTTTGCTGGGAGTGCTGCTGGTCAGCGCCTGCGCCCAGCAAGCTCCGGCCTTCGCGCCGCCGTCGCAGCGTCCGGTAGCGGCCAATGAAAAGCCGTGGCCGAAAAACCATGTGCTGGGTATCGCCTATCACGACGTCGAAGACCGTGACCCCGATCAGGCCGTGGTGGCGGTGCGCACTGAGCGCATGATCGAGCAACTCGCGTGGCTGCGCGAGAACGGCTACAAACCGGTCACCGTCGACCAGATCATGGCCGCGCGCAAAGGCGGCCCGGAACTGCCACCGAAGGCGATCCTGCTCAGCTTCGACGACGGTTACTCAAGCTTCTATACCCGCGTGCTGCCGCTGCTGCGCGCCTACAACTGGCACGCCTTGCTGGCGCCGGTCGGCGTGTGGATCGACACGCCGCTCAATCAACCGGTGGATTTCGCCGGCGCGCCACGGGCACGAACCGACTTCCTGACCTGGGATCAGGTGCGGGAAATCTCGCAGTCGGGGCTGGTGGAAATCGCCGCGCACACGGACGCCAGTCACAAAGGCATCCTCGCCAACCCGCAGGGCAACCTGCAGCCGGCGGCGGCGACCCGCCGCTACGATCCGGTCACCAAGCGCTACGAGTCCGAAGAGGATTTCCGTGCACGGATCCGCAACGACGTCGCGACCATTTCGGAAAAGATCCGCAAGGTCACCGGCAAGAAACCGCGCATCTGGGTCTGGCCGTACGGCGCGGCGGACGGCACTTCGCTGGCGGTGGTCGGCGAGCAGGGCTACGAAATGGCCCTGACTCTGGACGACGGTCTCGACGCCCTCGACAACCTGATGAGCAGCCCGCGCTTCCTGGTGGCCTCCGATCCTGACGGCGAGCATTTCGCCAACAGCATCGTCGCGGCGCAGGCGGATTTCACCATGCGCGTGGTCCACGTCGATCTGGACAATGTCTATGACCCGGACCCGGCGCAGCAGGAAATCAACCTTGGCAAGCTGATCCAGCGCATGGCTGACATGGGCGCCAACACCGTGTTCCTGCAGGCCTTCGCTGATCCGAAGGGTGACGGTCTGGTGCACTCGCTGTACTTCCCCAACCGTCACCTGCCAGTACGCGCCGACATCTTCGACCGCGTCGCCTGGCAACTGCGCACCCGCGCCCATGTGAAGGTGTTCGCCTGGATGCCGGTGCTCAGTTTTGGCCTCGATGCGAAACTGCCGCGTGTGACTCGCTGGGATCCGAAGACTGGCACCACTGCGGTCGATCCGGATCAGTATCAGCGCCTGTCGCCGTTCGATCCGGAAGTACGGAGGATCATCGGTGAAATCTACGAAGACGTGGCGCGCCTGACCTCGGTCGACGGCATTCTCTACCACGACGACGCGGTGCTCTCGGACTTCGAAGACGCCAGCCCCCAGGCCTTGAAAGCCTATGCCGCGCAGGGTTTGCCGGGGTCGATTGCCGCGCTTCGCGATGATCCGGCAGCGATGCAGCGCTGGACGCGCTTCAAGAGCCGCTACCTGATCGATTTCACCAATGAACTGACCGCCAAGGTCCGGGCGATTCGTGGCCCGCAGGTGGAGACCGCACGCAACATCTTTGCCGAACCGATCCTCAACCCCGACAGCGAAGCCTGGTTTGCACAGAACCTCGACGACTTCCTCGTGACCTACGACTGGACGGCGCCGATGGCCATGCCGCTGATGGAGAAACAGACCCTGGCGCAATCCGGCCCGTGGCTCGAAGAACTGGTGGCGAAGATCAAGCAGCGCCCCGGTGCTCTGGATCACACGGTGTTCGAACTGCAGGCCCGCGACTGGACGAAAAAGGACCAGGCCGACATTGACGGCGCACGACTGGCCGACTGGATGGGCCGGCTCAAGCGCCAGGGCGCGAACAGTTTCGGTTACTACCCGGACAACTTCCTCGACAACCTGCCGGACCTGAAAACCGTAAGGCCTGCGCTCTCCAACAAATGGAACCCATGA
- the pgaA gene encoding poly-beta-1,6 N-acetyl-D-glucosamine export porin PgaA, with the protein MPRIDVPVLHRGLRPLFRVALCSQLLWPALAFADTPYDQMVRDARAGQTTPALNVLRQVPPGQSTTGQISDHLQIASWAGLDAEVVQVYETQGRDRVLPVQALTATARAYRNLKRWDQATQVYNKALALEPGNPDLQLGLALTQADSGKPDEAVTRAKALVAAKPDDPSRRLALGYALTRAGKQYDALFEYDQAFIRAGSKPEVAREYVVALQKARLPEPALRLANQRPGLIDPVTLRRLEGDLAAERVRLAEFAARSEKERYVIADRALADYDKLLATWTPDASAHDDVIRWRIDRMGALKARARTAQVITEYQKLQAEGVKIPTYALRWVAASYLDQRQPEIATDLYRQVLSAPDADVGDRLEDSTALYYSLLESDRAEEARKVAEDLAKSQNPRVELKGLPIGNPNDEWMDAQQLAAQAGTYGSDLPHGEERLQTLVDQAPGNVGLRLAQADLYLARQWPRRAENQLKETESMVPRDMGLEVAQARTAMTLQEWRQMDALTDDVVERFPDNRQVQRAAREREVHDMSELRVEAYGGKANGGGGSGGAGAVSGSRDFGIQSTLYSPPIDEDWRVFVGAGYATGDFAEGTGTDRFQRVGLERRTRDMSLQAEVSNHDYGYGAKQGARIAIARDIDDHWQYGGSFAYLSAETPLRALNSDIKANGGNAFIRWRANESREWRLSVSPSHFSDGNNRVEALLTGREGVYSAPNVQVDAGLEVGTSHNSNSEDVPYFNPKSDFSVMPTVNVNHVLYHRYETSWSQQFQAGAGTYSQRDHGTGGMAMLGYGQRYAWNDVFEVGGLFSVINRPYDGDRETDLRLLVDLTFRF; encoded by the coding sequence ATGCCGCGTATTGATGTTCCCGTTTTACATCGTGGTCTACGCCCGTTGTTTCGCGTTGCGCTGTGCAGCCAGTTGCTCTGGCCGGCATTGGCGTTTGCCGATACTCCCTATGATCAGATGGTGCGTGATGCCCGTGCCGGGCAGACCACGCCGGCGCTGAACGTGCTGCGTCAGGTGCCGCCTGGCCAGTCGACCACCGGCCAGATCAGCGACCACCTGCAGATCGCCAGTTGGGCGGGTCTCGACGCCGAAGTGGTGCAGGTCTATGAAACCCAGGGCCGTGACCGGGTGCTGCCGGTGCAGGCACTGACCGCCACCGCACGCGCCTATCGCAACCTCAAGCGTTGGGATCAGGCGACTCAGGTCTACAACAAGGCCCTGGCGCTGGAGCCGGGCAACCCCGACCTGCAACTGGGGTTGGCCCTGACTCAGGCGGACTCGGGCAAACCCGACGAAGCCGTGACCCGCGCCAAGGCGCTGGTTGCCGCCAAACCGGATGATCCCTCCCGTCGACTCGCGCTGGGCTATGCCCTGACCCGCGCCGGCAAGCAGTACGACGCCCTGTTTGAATACGATCAGGCGTTCATCCGCGCCGGCAGCAAGCCGGAAGTCGCACGTGAATACGTGGTCGCCCTGCAAAAGGCGCGTCTGCCGGAACCGGCGCTGCGCCTGGCCAATCAACGGCCAGGGCTGATCGACCCGGTGACCCTGCGTCGTCTCGAAGGCGATCTGGCCGCCGAGCGCGTGCGTCTGGCCGAGTTCGCGGCCCGCAGCGAAAAGGAACGCTACGTGATCGCTGATCGCGCGCTGGCCGACTACGACAAATTGCTCGCCACCTGGACTCCGGATGCCAGCGCCCACGATGACGTGATTCGCTGGCGCATCGACCGCATGGGCGCGCTCAAGGCCCGGGCACGCACCGCCCAGGTCATTACCGAATATCAAAAGCTGCAAGCCGAAGGCGTGAAGATTCCGACCTACGCCCTGCGGTGGGTCGCGGCGTCGTATCTGGATCAGCGCCAGCCGGAAATCGCCACCGACCTGTATCGTCAGGTGCTGTCAGCGCCGGATGCCGATGTGGGTGATCGCCTCGAAGACTCCACGGCGTTGTACTACTCGCTGCTGGAAAGCGACCGCGCCGAAGAGGCGCGCAAAGTCGCCGAGGATCTGGCCAAGAGCCAGAATCCAAGGGTCGAGCTCAAGGGCCTGCCGATCGGCAACCCCAATGACGAATGGATGGACGCCCAGCAACTCGCGGCGCAGGCCGGCACCTACGGCTCCGACCTGCCGCACGGCGAGGAACGCCTGCAGACACTGGTCGATCAGGCGCCGGGCAACGTCGGCCTGCGTCTGGCCCAGGCCGACCTGTATCTGGCCCGTCAGTGGCCACGCCGCGCCGAAAACCAGCTCAAGGAAACCGAGAGCATGGTGCCCCGTGACATGGGTCTGGAGGTGGCCCAGGCGCGCACCGCGATGACCTTGCAGGAATGGCGGCAGATGGATGCGCTGACCGATGACGTGGTCGAGCGTTTCCCGGACAACCGTCAGGTACAACGCGCGGCCCGTGAGCGCGAAGTGCACGACATGTCCGAACTGCGCGTCGAAGCCTACGGTGGCAAAGCCAATGGAGGCGGCGGTAGCGGTGGTGCAGGTGCGGTCAGTGGCAGCCGCGATTTCGGCATCCAGAGCACCCTGTACAGCCCGCCGATCGATGAAGACTGGCGTGTGTTCGTCGGCGCCGGCTATGCCACCGGCGACTTTGCCGAAGGCACCGGCACCGACCGTTTCCAGCGCGTTGGCCTGGAACGGCGCACCCGCGACATGAGCCTGCAAGCCGAAGTCTCCAACCACGATTACGGTTACGGCGCCAAGCAGGGCGCGCGCATCGCGATTGCCCGCGACATCGATGACCACTGGCAGTACGGCGGCAGCTTCGCTTATCTGTCGGCCGAGACGCCATTGCGCGCCCTCAACAGCGACATCAAGGCCAATGGCGGCAACGCGTTCATCCGCTGGCGCGCCAACGAGAGCCGTGAGTGGCGGCTGTCGGTCAGCCCGTCGCACTTCAGCGATGGCAACAATCGCGTCGAGGCTTTACTGACTGGACGCGAGGGCGTTTACAGCGCGCCGAACGTGCAGGTCGATGCCGGTCTGGAAGTCGGTACCAGCCACAACTCCAATTCCGAGGATGTGCCGTACTTCAACCCGAAGTCGGACTTCAGCGTCATGCCGACGGTCAACGTCAACCATGTGCTCTACCACCGTTACGAAACCTCGTGGAGCCAGCAGTTTCAGGCCGGTGCGGGCACCTACAGCCAGCGTGATCACGGCACCGGCGGCATGGCGATGCTCGGCTACGGCCAGCGTTATGCCTGGAACGACGTGTTCGAGGTGGGCGGCTTGTTCAGTGTGATCAACCGGCCCTACGACGGTGATCGGGAGACCGATCTGCGTCTGCTTGTCGACCTCACTTTCCGCTTCTAG
- the pgaD gene encoding poly-beta-1,6-N-acetyl-D-glucosamine biosynthesis protein PgaD, with protein sequence MKIIRTRQRPFLVVIDVILTVLAWVGLLFLLIRGLWPLIDTHAGGPRIDNSAFEALGTLHIYLWVALVNAVILIAWARYQQRKSRSFAQRRLPAPVVDDEGLSKSFRLCDGRLQTLRTPGVMTIHNDQDGDISHVVLNFRPLGAAELPPPLAPLEHPRVIFLHAEDDDNRDPLNRPS encoded by the coding sequence ATGAAAATCATCCGGACCCGTCAGCGCCCCTTTCTGGTCGTGATCGATGTGATCCTCACCGTGCTGGCCTGGGTCGGCTTGCTGTTTCTGCTGATACGCGGGCTGTGGCCGCTGATCGACACTCATGCCGGTGGGCCGCGAATCGACAACTCGGCGTTCGAAGCACTGGGCACCTTGCACATCTACCTGTGGGTGGCGCTGGTCAACGCGGTGATCCTGATTGCCTGGGCTCGCTATCAACAGCGCAAAAGCAGAAGCTTTGCCCAGCGCCGTTTGCCGGCGCCAGTGGTGGACGATGAAGGGCTGAGCAAGAGTTTCCGCCTGTGCGATGGGCGTTTGCAGACATTGCGCACGCCTGGGGTGATGACCATTCACAACGATCAGGACGGTGATATCAGCCATGTGGTGCTGAACTTCCGTCCGCTGGGGGCGGCGGAGTTACCACCTCCATTGGCGCCGCTGGAGCACCCTCGGGTGATCTTTCTGCACGCCGAGGACGACGATAACCGTGATCCGCTGAATCGGCCTAGCTGA
- a CDS encoding YdgA family protein, which yields MNKSAGVLLGIVVAIGAISAGGAWYTGTKIEGVLNNAVTNANKELQTAMAGSNGSASLELVSLERHTFTSTAHYRLKGEGEMFGDAPVELLFVDHIEHGPLPFSRLVSLKWLPVMATSNFELEKNPATEKWFAAAKGAAPLKGVTNIGYDESTTSSVELLPLETALDEQSSLKFSGLTLNISASAQAQKVKADGYMDNLKLVTVAQDQAPVQVELNGLTLASNLTKSSYGYYTGENTLELTSSKTTFGPKQSVLGVKNFEMKNLTEESGSNASGRADYKVSEVTLNDKKIGSASMAMSLKNLDIPSTMSLMQIYQTKLQPYEKEAAAAAEAGLPAPELNLTEAESAQVKADLQKLLGAGPQVALENLSLKTANGESRASLVIDLTKPPSMDLPPDQLGKQLIALLDLNVQVSKPMLIDLLSVQAQLDGQTDAKAIVDQASAGADMFSGMAVGSQLATIDGTNVVTKLHYAANQVEFNGQKMTVEQFVGFLMSKFAGVTQVQ from the coding sequence ATGAATAAATCAGCAGGCGTGCTTCTCGGGATTGTTGTAGCGATCGGCGCCATCAGTGCCGGCGGGGCCTGGTATACCGGGACCAAGATTGAAGGCGTGCTGAACAACGCCGTGACCAACGCCAACAAAGAGCTGCAGACCGCGATGGCCGGCTCCAATGGCAGTGCATCGCTGGAACTGGTGTCGCTGGAGCGTCACACCTTCACCAGCACCGCGCACTACCGCCTCAAGGGCGAAGGCGAGATGTTCGGTGACGCGCCGGTCGAGCTGCTGTTCGTCGACCACATCGAGCACGGCCCGCTGCCGTTCTCGCGTCTGGTGTCGCTGAAGTGGCTGCCGGTCATGGCCACCAGCAACTTCGAGCTGGAAAAGAACCCGGCCACTGAAAAATGGTTTGCCGCCGCCAAGGGCGCCGCGCCGCTCAAAGGCGTGACCAACATCGGCTACGACGAATCCACCACCAGCAGCGTCGAACTGCTGCCGCTGGAAACTGCGCTGGACGAGCAGTCGAGCCTGAAATTCTCCGGCCTGACCCTGAACATCTCCGCCAGTGCCCAGGCGCAGAAGGTCAAGGCTGACGGCTACATGGACAACCTGAAGCTGGTCACCGTGGCGCAAGACCAGGCGCCGGTGCAGGTCGAACTCAACGGTTTGACCCTGGCCAGCAACCTGACCAAGAGCAGCTACGGCTACTACACCGGGGAAAACACTCTTGAGCTGACCAGCAGCAAAACCACCTTCGGTCCCAAGCAGTCGGTTCTCGGCGTGAAGAACTTCGAAATGAAGAACCTCACCGAAGAGAGCGGCAGTAACGCCTCTGGCCGTGCCGACTACAAGGTCAGTGAAGTGACCCTCAACGACAAGAAAATCGGCTCGGCCAGCATGGCCATGAGCCTGAAGAACCTCGACATCCCGTCGACAATGTCGCTGATGCAGATCTACCAGACCAAATTGCAGCCGTACGAGAAAGAAGCGGCGGCCGCTGCCGAAGCTGGCTTGCCGGCACCGGAGTTGAACCTGACCGAAGCCGAATCGGCGCAGGTCAAGGCGGATCTGCAGAAACTGCTGGGCGCCGGCCCACAGGTTGCGCTGGAAAACCTGTCGCTGAAGACCGCCAATGGTGAAAGCCGCGCCAGTCTGGTGATCGACCTGACCAAGCCGCCGTCGATGGACCTGCCGCCAGATCAACTGGGCAAACAGTTGATCGCGCTGCTGGATCTGAATGTCCAGGTGTCCAAGCCGATGCTGATCGATCTGCTCAGCGTCCAGGCGCAACTTGACGGCCAGACTGACGCCAAAGCCATTGTCGACCAGGCGAGCGCCGGTGCCGACATGTTCTCTGGCATGGCGGTCGGCTCGCAGCTGGCGACCATCGACGGCACCAATGTCGTGACCAAACTGCATTACGCCGCCAATCAAGTGGAATTCAACGGCCAGAAGATGACCGTTGAGCAGTTCGTCGGCTTCCTGATGAGCAAGTTCGCTGGCGTCACGCAAGTGCAGTAA
- a CDS encoding efflux transporter outer membrane subunit, giving the protein MNRVLMIAGLGVMLSACQMVGPDYHLPADAAVQRKDLQGELAVDGKPVVSAPVPADWWRLYRDPRLDQLVQQAMASNTDLRVAAANLSRARAQVDEAEAAGGWSGGVKMGAQRLQESGQAFLLPEKVPVANVADIGISASYQFDLWGTLQRGIEAAKANADATQAAADTARITLVADVVRAYTQVCAANEEREIAQHSLDLQSQSTTLIQRLRDAGRGDETQVTRSQTQFKSLRADMPRYEASRQAGLFRLSMLLAKPVDQLPAGTASCAELPKIAQLVPVGDGAALLKRRPDVRQAERRLAAATAGIGIATGELYPDISIGATIGTVGIVSDLGDPSTNRWGFGPSLSWKVPTNGARARIREAEANTQGALAHFDGVVLNAIRETQTGLAQYSALLQRRDALADAEQSAKLAADQTHRFFQAGRESFLADLQATRTYTDVTAQLAAANTQVAMSQIDLFLALGGGWESGRTQASSASKP; this is encoded by the coding sequence ATGAACAGGGTCCTGATGATCGCCGGGTTGGGCGTGATGCTCTCGGCGTGTCAGATGGTCGGGCCGGACTATCACCTGCCCGCAGACGCGGCGGTTCAGCGCAAAGACTTGCAGGGCGAGCTGGCCGTGGATGGCAAGCCAGTGGTTTCGGCGCCGGTGCCGGCGGACTGGTGGCGCCTGTACCGGGACCCGCGTCTGGACCAACTGGTGCAGCAGGCCATGGCTTCCAACACCGACTTGCGGGTGGCGGCGGCGAACCTGTCGCGGGCCCGCGCGCAGGTCGATGAAGCTGAAGCGGCCGGTGGCTGGAGCGGCGGCGTGAAGATGGGCGCGCAGCGCTTGCAGGAATCCGGTCAGGCGTTCCTGCTGCCGGAAAAAGTGCCGGTGGCCAACGTTGCTGACATCGGCATCAGTGCTTCTTATCAGTTCGACCTGTGGGGCACGTTGCAGCGCGGCATCGAAGCGGCGAAAGCCAACGCCGATGCCACGCAAGCGGCGGCCGATACCGCGCGCATCACCTTGGTGGCGGACGTGGTGCGGGCCTACACCCAGGTGTGTGCCGCCAATGAAGAGCGGGAAATCGCCCAGCACTCCCTCGACCTGCAATCGCAAAGCACCACCCTGATCCAGCGCCTGCGCGATGCCGGGCGTGGCGATGAAACCCAGGTCACCCGTTCGCAAACCCAATTCAAGTCGTTGCGCGCCGATATGCCGCGTTATGAAGCGTCGCGTCAGGCCGGGCTGTTCCGCCTGTCGATGCTGCTGGCCAAACCGGTCGATCAACTGCCGGCCGGCACCGCAAGTTGCGCCGAACTGCCGAAAATCGCTCAACTGGTGCCGGTCGGTGACGGTGCGGCACTGCTCAAGCGCCGGCCCGATGTGCGTCAGGCCGAACGTCGGCTGGCCGCCGCCACTGCCGGCATCGGTATCGCCACTGGCGAGTTGTACCCGGACATCAGCATCGGCGCGACCATCGGCACCGTCGGCATTGTTTCCGACCTGGGCGATCCGTCGACCAATCGCTGGGGCTTCGGTCCGTCGCTGAGCTGGAAAGTGCCGACCAACGGTGCGCGCGCGCGTATCCGCGAAGCTGAAGCCAACACCCAGGGCGCGCTGGCGCATTTTGACGGCGTGGTGCTCAACGCCATCCGCGAAACCCAGACCGGTCTGGCCCAGTACAGCGCGCTGCTGCAACGCCGCGACGCACTGGCCGATGCCGAGCAGTCGGCGAAGCTGGCAGCCGACCAGACCCACCGCTTCTTCCAGGCCGGGCGTGAGTCGTTCCTCGCCGACCTGCAGGCGACCCGCACCTACACCGATGTCACCGCGCAGTTGGCCGCCGCCAACACTCAGGTTGCCATGAGCCAGATCGATTTGTTCCTCGCGCTGGGCGGCGGTTGGGAAAGCGGACGAACGCAAGCCTCAAGCGCCAGCAAACCCTGA
- a CDS encoding HlyD family secretion protein, whose amino-acid sequence MKKPFLTIGRVVLTLLIVTFAVVLVWRMVMYYMFAPWTRDGHIRADIIQIAPDVSGLIQQVEVKDNQLIKRGQVLFSIDQDRFKLALRQAKAAVADREETLAQAQREAKRNRGLGNLVPAEQLEESQSKVARAQSALAEALVSVDSAQLNLERSVIRSPVDGYVNDRAPRVQEFVTAGRPVLSVVDSNSFHIDGYFEETKLDGIHVGQSVDIRVIGDKAKLRGHVESIVAGIEDRDRTSGNNLLPNVNPAFSWVRLAQRIPVRIAFDDVPEDFRMIAGRTATVSIIDDQKQEPAQ is encoded by the coding sequence ATGAAAAAACCGTTTCTGACCATCGGTCGCGTGGTACTGACCCTGCTGATCGTGACTTTCGCCGTCGTCCTCGTCTGGCGCATGGTGATGTATTACATGTTTGCGCCGTGGACCCGCGACGGCCACATTCGCGCCGACATCATCCAGATCGCCCCGGACGTGTCCGGACTGATCCAGCAGGTCGAGGTCAAGGACAACCAGTTGATCAAGCGCGGCCAGGTGCTGTTCAGCATCGACCAGGACCGCTTCAAACTGGCCCTGCGTCAGGCCAAGGCAGCGGTCGCCGACCGCGAAGAAACCCTCGCCCAGGCGCAGCGCGAAGCCAAGCGTAACCGTGGCCTGGGCAACCTGGTGCCGGCCGAACAGCTGGAAGAAAGCCAGTCGAAAGTCGCCCGGGCGCAATCGGCCTTGGCCGAAGCGCTGGTGTCGGTGGACAGCGCACAGCTTAATCTCGAGCGCTCGGTGATCCGCAGCCCGGTGGACGGCTACGTCAACGACCGTGCGCCACGTGTGCAGGAGTTCGTCACCGCCGGGCGTCCGGTGTTGTCGGTGGTCGACAGCAATTCGTTTCACATCGACGGCTATTTCGAAGAAACCAAACTCGACGGCATTCATGTCGGCCAGTCCGTGGATATCCGCGTGATCGGCGATAAAGCCAAGCTGCGCGGGCATGTTGAAAGCATCGTCGCCGGTATCGAAGACCGCGACCGTACCAGCGGCAATAACCTGCTGCCCAACGTCAACCCGGCATTCAGCTGGGTACGTCTGGCGCAGCGGATTCCGGTGCGCATCGCCTTTGACGACGTGCCGGAAGACTTCCGAATGATCGCCGGACGTACCGCTACAGTCTCGATCATCGACGACCAGAAGCAGGAGCCTGCGCAATGA
- a CDS encoding DUF1656 domain-containing protein: protein MIGDLDISGIFLPTLLVLMGITYVLFLLVHGVLTRLHFYRLVWHRALFNVALYAVLLYGVDSLSRYLMT from the coding sequence ATGATCGGTGATCTGGATATCAGCGGCATTTTCCTGCCGACCCTGCTGGTGCTGATGGGCATCACCTATGTGTTGTTTCTGCTGGTGCACGGCGTGCTCACGCGTCTGCACTTTTACCGTCTGGTCTGGCACCGGGCATTGTTCAACGTGGCTCTCTACGCTGTGCTGTTGTATGGCGTGGACTCACTCAGTCGATACCTGATGACATGA
- the pgaC gene encoding poly-beta-1,6-N-acetyl-D-glucosamine synthase, whose product MLDRLLALLVLALVLGVPLGLIFLVTGQFLMDFVFFYPLFMSGLWISGGLYFWLHWERHWPWKDDTLPPPLEGEPLISILIPCYNEGDNAADTIHAALGQHYPNIEVIAINDGSKDNTAQVLDALAKEDPRLRVLHLAENQGKAVALRMGAIAARSEYLVCIDGDALLAPNTAAYLVAPMLDNARLGAVTGNPRIRTRSTLVGRVQVGEFSSIIGLIKRTQRVFGRIFTVSGVIVAFRRTALNRVGYWSPDMITEDIDISWKLQLDHWSIFYEPRALCWILMPETLGGLWKQRLRWAQGGAEVLFKNIRGIWQYRHRYLWPLLFEYCLSTGWAFTFLLSVIFWAVGKFVVMPDAIAVHHLMPPAFTGLLLAFVCLVQFAVSIIIDRRYEPGLGRTMFWVVWYPLVFWFISLLTTLVSFPKVLFGQHQKRARWVSPDRGIKPAGDDEEEVIK is encoded by the coding sequence ATGCTGGATAGACTGTTAGCCCTGCTTGTTCTGGCGCTCGTCCTCGGCGTGCCGCTGGGGTTGATCTTTCTGGTCACCGGGCAGTTCCTGATGGACTTCGTGTTCTTCTACCCGTTGTTCATGTCCGGCCTGTGGATTTCCGGCGGCCTGTATTTCTGGCTGCACTGGGAGCGCCACTGGCCGTGGAAGGACGACACCCTGCCGCCGCCGCTGGAAGGCGAGCCGCTGATCTCGATCCTGATCCCTTGCTACAACGAAGGCGACAACGCCGCCGACACGATTCACGCGGCGCTGGGTCAGCATTACCCGAACATTGAAGTCATTGCGATCAACGACGGCTCCAAGGACAACACCGCGCAAGTGCTGGACGCGCTGGCCAAGGAAGACCCACGATTGCGGGTCCTGCATCTGGCGGAAAACCAGGGCAAGGCCGTGGCCCTGCGCATGGGCGCCATCGCTGCACGTAGCGAATATCTGGTGTGCATCGACGGTGATGCGCTGCTGGCGCCGAACACCGCGGCCTATCTGGTGGCGCCGATGCTCGACAATGCGCGGCTTGGCGCGGTGACCGGCAACCCACGGATTCGCACACGTTCGACCCTGGTCGGGCGGGTGCAGGTCGGTGAGTTCTCCTCGATCATCGGACTGATCAAGCGCACGCAGCGGGTATTCGGACGGATCTTCACCGTTTCCGGCGTCATCGTCGCGTTCCGCCGTACCGCATTGAACCGGGTCGGCTACTGGAGCCCGGACATGATCACCGAAGACATCGACATCAGCTGGAAGCTGCAACTCGATCACTGGAGCATCTTCTACGAGCCGCGCGCCTTGTGCTGGATCCTGATGCCGGAAACCCTCGGCGGCCTGTGGAAACAGCGCCTGCGCTGGGCCCAGGGCGGTGCCGAGGTGCTGTTCAAGAACATTCGCGGGATCTGGCAGTACCGCCATCGTTACCTATGGCCGCTGCTGTTCGAATACTGCCTGTCGACCGGTTGGGCTTTCACCTTCCTGCTGTCGGTGATTTTCTGGGCGGTGGGCAAGTTCGTGGTCATGCCGGATGCCATTGCCGTTCACCATCTGATGCCGCCGGCGTTCACCGGGCTGCTGCTGGCGTTCGTCTGTCTGGTGCAGTTTGCCGTCAGCATCATCATTGATCGGCGCTACGAACCGGGCCTGGGGCGCACCATGTTCTGGGTGGTCTGGTATCCGTTGGTGTTCTGGTTCATCAGCCTGCTGACCACGCTGGTCAGCTTCCCCAAGGTGTTGTTCGGGCAGCATCAGAAGCGTGCGCGTTGGGTCAGCCCTGACCGGGGTATCAAACCGGCGGGAGACGACGAAGAGGAGGTCATCAAATGA